The Plutella xylostella chromosome 9, ilPluXylo3.1, whole genome shotgun sequence genome has a segment encoding these proteins:
- the LOC105385039 gene encoding uncharacterized protein LOC105385039, with translation MNMLGYLVTLMNIQITNYDYITKSLPANLFQSFREHSSPINDVTIKVGEVGHLAAGLMQEGIFHRDDFRETGYHRRGNIGRFISKKFQDFLNYNNVSATEDGVAVTLVFSKEGGQRGVTLPQGTKRPPLQPRPQEMQEKFLHRETRIADDRVEGL, from the exons ATGAATATGCTCGGATATTTGGTGACGCTTATGAATATTCAG ATTACGAATTATGACTATATAACAAAAAGCTTACCTGCTAATTTATTCCAGAGTTTCCGCGAGCATTCAAGCCCGATCAATGACGTCACGATAAAAGTGGGCGAAGTGGGCCACCTGGCCGCGGGGCTGATGCAGGAGGGCATCTTCCACCGCGACGACTTCCGAGAAACAGGCTACCACAGGCGAGGCAACATCGGGAGGTTCATCTCCAAAAAGTTCCAGGACTTCTTGAACTACAACAACGTGTCGGCGACGGAGGATGGCGTGGCGGTCACCCTGGTCTTCAGTAAGGAGGGAGGTCAGAGAGGGGTGACGTTGCCACAGGGAACAAAGAGGCCGCCACTGCAGCCGCGGCCCCAGGAGATGCAGGAGAAGTTTCTGCACCGGGAGACCAGGATCGCTGATGATAGAGTTGAGGGGCTCTAA